A genome region from Nitrospirota bacterium includes the following:
- a CDS encoding hydrogenase maturation protease, giving the protein MSNGRLLIIGLGNPLMGDDGAGIEVVNELKGLDLPDNVDVIDGGTPGIDLIDMMSGYSRVIVVDTVIIEGDTSHSDVYMTTLHDPLSLRDRVRVGLNSDDKCSLHEMELAAVLKLMHTLGMEIPEILLIGIPAFNIAPGIGLSEGCKGLIPQAVKLALNRDSDYLSATVNYGSTNK; this is encoded by the coding sequence TTGAGTAACGGCAGACTCCTTATAATCGGACTTGGCAACCCGCTCATGGGGGATGACGGGGCTGGCATAGAGGTTGTCAATGAACTAAAAGGATTAGATTTGCCGGATAATGTTGATGTCATTGATGGAGGGACCCCCGGAATTGACCTGATAGACATGATGTCAGGATACAGCAGGGTAATAGTGGTTGATACAGTAATAATTGAAGGCGACACGTCGCATAGTGATGTGTACATGACGACACTCCACGATCCCCTCTCCCTCAGGGACAGGGTTAGGGTGGGTTTGAACTCAGATGACAAGTGCTCCCTGCACGAGATGGAGCTTGCCGCAGTTTTAAAGCTGATGCATACATTAGGAATGGAAATTCCGGAGATTTTGCTGATAGGCATACCGGCATTCAACATAGCTCCAGGGATTGGACTTTCAGAAGGGTGTAAGGGCCTGATACCACAGGCTGTAAAGTTAGCATTAAATAGGGACAGCGACTATTTATCTGCAACTGTCAACTATGGGTCAACAAATAAATAG
- a CDS encoding cyclic nucleotide-binding domain-containing protein produces MISLDDLKRIEFFADLTDEELKLIQGVCREESYRTGDYIFAEEAPANNLYILKNGKVSIDIRVGSGKYLSVYTVSRFAEPFGWSAIVEPFRFTAAARSVVDSTVFSVDRKRLMELIEKDYHMGFLVMRRVAKIISERLRETRLQLIHTFYG; encoded by the coding sequence ATGATATCTTTGGATGACTTAAAAAGGATCGAGTTTTTTGCAGACCTGACAGATGAAGAATTAAAATTAATACAGGGGGTATGCCGGGAGGAGAGTTATCGGACGGGTGATTACATATTTGCTGAAGAAGCCCCGGCTAATAATCTCTATATATTAAAGAATGGCAAGGTATCCATAGATATCAGGGTAGGGAGTGGAAAATACCTTAGTGTGTACACTGTCTCAAGGTTTGCCGAGCCTTTTGGATGGTCTGCCATTGTGGAACCATTCAGGTTTACTGCTGCTGCAAGGAGCGTTGTTGATTCCACTGTTTTTTCCGTTGACAGAAAGAGGCTGATGGAACTGATAGAGAAGGACTATCATATGGGCTTTCTTGTAATGAGAAGGGTTGCAAAGATAATATCAGAGAGGCTAAGGGAGACCCGCCTTCAGTTGATACACACCTTTTACGGTTAA
- a CDS encoding EAL domain-containing protein, giving the protein MEDRLVKPQPDTLSARDESEAPVKPNRLQEVVELGMLLTGDPLQVFGRIAHLIGVFLNVPVVCLSEIRGDVLNFLSVYVNGEVITEAGRCPLSASPCATVKKTKDMRIYDQVAEKFPDAPFLKKYNAFSYCGFPSLDRSGNVVAVTCLLDDKPHNFTDEEKSVLKILGQRIAMEIEQEKYAVERRAAEERLRLSEQRYRYIVKTIPQGIQENDINGIVTFSNLAHSRMHGYRDDELVGKAIWDMVASDEERVKLKGYLERLVLEQPPPTMYITQDRTKDGRIIDIEVDWDYKRDEDGNLTGFISVISDITERKIEEDAIFKMAYHDQLTGLPNRALLMDRLNHVLEEGKRYNKLAAILFLDLDNFKNINDTMGHTEGDNLLRNVVRRVKKHVRSSDTMARHGGDEFVILIQDIQKVENITKVIEKIYSEFEEPFTLNSQEFFVTTSIGISVFPDDGEEAETLLKHADVAMYRAKEEGKNTYQFYTPAMNAKTMEIVKTHSMLHKALKNEEFVLHYQPQINIVTGEITGIEALVRWQSPERGLVFPGTFIPLAEDSGLIVPLGEWVLSEACAQNMFWQEKGLKPVSISVNLSMRQLKQKDFSDTVKRILKDSRLEPGYLEFEVTESMVMGDVRSAMEIFHELKAIGIRLSIDDFGTGYSSFEYLKQLPIDMLKIGMPFVRNIALNPDDAAIAKAIVEVAHIMGLDVIAEGVETAEQLAILIDLNCNKIQGYLLSKPIPSSNALEVFLNNDWRFVMSESTGAGNGI; this is encoded by the coding sequence ATGGAAGATAGGTTGGTAAAGCCTCAACCTGACACATTATCTGCAAGGGATGAAAGTGAGGCACCGGTTAAGCCAAATCGTCTGCAGGAGGTCGTAGAACTTGGCATGCTGCTTACCGGAGATCCGCTCCAGGTATTTGGGCGTATAGCACACCTGATAGGTGTTTTCCTTAACGTTCCTGTGGTGTGCCTGTCGGAAATCCGGGGTGACGTGCTGAATTTTCTCAGCGTTTATGTCAACGGAGAGGTTATTACAGAGGCAGGCAGATGTCCGCTCAGTGCTTCGCCCTGTGCAACTGTGAAAAAAACGAAAGATATGCGCATCTATGATCAGGTCGCAGAAAAATTTCCTGATGCCCCTTTCTTAAAGAAGTATAACGCCTTTTCATACTGTGGATTCCCATCCCTCGACAGATCAGGCAATGTAGTTGCAGTTACGTGCCTCCTCGATGATAAGCCGCACAACTTCACAGATGAAGAGAAAAGTGTGCTTAAAATATTGGGACAACGTATTGCCATGGAGATAGAACAGGAGAAATATGCAGTCGAACGCAGGGCAGCTGAGGAGAGGCTCAGACTGAGTGAACAACGATACAGATATATTGTAAAGACCATTCCTCAGGGTATTCAGGAGAATGATATCAATGGAATTGTTACATTCAGCAATCTGGCCCATTCCAGGATGCACGGCTACAGGGATGATGAACTGGTTGGGAAGGCAATATGGGATATGGTTGCATCAGATGAGGAAAGGGTGAAATTGAAGGGTTATCTGGAGAGGCTTGTACTTGAACAACCTCCCCCAACCATGTATATTACGCAGGACCGGACAAAAGATGGAAGGATAATTGATATTGAGGTGGACTGGGATTATAAACGCGATGAAGATGGCAATCTAACCGGTTTTATATCTGTTATTAGCGACATCACTGAGCGGAAAATAGAGGAAGATGCCATCTTTAAAATGGCATACCATGACCAGCTAACCGGACTCCCCAACAGGGCCCTTCTCATGGACCGTCTCAACCATGTTCTGGAAGAAGGAAAACGGTACAATAAGCTTGCTGCAATACTTTTCCTTGACCTTGATAACTTTAAAAATATTAATGATACCATGGGACATACTGAAGGAGACAATCTGCTCAGGAATGTAGTGAGGAGGGTAAAAAAACATGTACGTTCCTCAGATACGATGGCCAGGCACGGCGGAGACGAGTTTGTAATACTTATACAGGATATCCAGAAGGTTGAAAATATTACAAAAGTAATTGAAAAGATATATTCAGAATTTGAGGAGCCTTTTACCCTGAATAGCCAGGAGTTTTTTGTGACAACAAGCATTGGGATAAGCGTATTTCCTGATGATGGCGAGGAAGCAGAAACGCTCCTCAAGCATGCGGATGTTGCCATGTACAGGGCAAAGGAAGAGGGAAAGAATACCTATCAGTTTTATACACCTGCCATGAATGCGAAGACTATGGAGATAGTGAAGACCCATAGTATGCTGCACAAGGCGCTTAAAAATGAAGAGTTTGTGCTGCATTATCAACCTCAAATTAACATTGTGACAGGTGAGATTACCGGTATTGAGGCCCTTGTACGCTGGCAGAGTCCGGAAAGAGGACTCGTCTTTCCGGGAACATTTATACCCCTTGCCGAGGATTCCGGCCTCATTGTGCCCCTTGGAGAGTGGGTATTGTCTGAGGCCTGTGCACAGAATATGTTCTGGCAGGAAAAGGGTCTTAAGCCGGTCAGTATCTCTGTAAACCTTTCCATGCGCCAGCTTAAGCAGAAGGATTTTTCAGACACTGTAAAACGGATATTGAAAGATTCCAGGCTGGAGCCGGGATATCTGGAATTTGAGGTGACCGAGAGCATGGTAATGGGGGATGTCAGGTCTGCCATGGAGATATTTCATGAGTTAAAGGCCATAGGTATCAGACTATCAATAGATGATTTTGGTACAGGCTATTCTTCTTTTGAATATCTCAAGCAGCTGCCTATTGATATGCTGAAAATAGGGATGCCCTTTGTCAGGAATATCGCTTTAAATCCGGATGATGCAGCAATTGCAAAGGCTATTGTTGAGGTGGCCCACATTATGGGCCTGGATGTGATCGCAGAGGGAGTCGAAACAGCAGAGCAGCTGGCAATCCTCATTGATTTGAATTGTAACAAGATACAGGGCTATCTGCTATCGAAGCCCATACCTTCTTCGAACGCGCTCGAAGTGTTCTTAAATAACGATTGGCGATTTGTAATGTCTGAAAGTACTGGAGCGGGAAACGGGATTTGA
- a CDS encoding type II toxin-antitoxin system HicB family antitoxin codes for MIKKYYKVIFEPQEEGGYTVTVPSLPGCISEGNTYDEAISNIKEAIALYIESLQADGLPIPDLRLPV; via the coding sequence ATGATTAAGAAATATTACAAGGTTATTTTTGAACCACAGGAAGAAGGGGGATATACTGTAACTGTTCCATCTTTACCCGGATGTATTTCTGAAGGAAATACTTATGATGAGGCCATATCCAATATCAAAGAGGCCATAGCTCTGTACATAGAAAGTCTTCAGGCTGATGGCCTTCCTATCCCGGATCTTCGGCTTCCGGTCTGA
- the msrA gene encoding peptide-methionine (S)-S-oxide reductase MsrA — MDVKSEKATFAGGCFWCMEPPFEGLEGVLDVVAGYTGGHTKDPSYEEVCEGDTGHAEAIQITYDPSKITYERLLDIFWRQIDPTDAGGQFVDRGTQYRTAIFYHTEEQKALAEKSKLEIGESGRYDKPVVTEILPITEFYLAEEYHQDYYKKEALRYKSYRKHSGRDQVLKELWQYQRPSEEELRKRLTPLQFRVTQESGTERPFDNEYWDNKREGIYVDIVSGEPLFSSRDKFDSGTGWPSFTRPLEPENIVEKVDRGHFMTRTEVRSRNASSHLGHLFPDGPPPAGLRYCVNSAAIRFIPKEDLEKEGYGRYLILFNKNENYIHNPDSAL, encoded by the coding sequence ATGGATGTCAAATCAGAGAAGGCAACCTTTGCAGGCGGTTGTTTCTGGTGCATGGAGCCCCCTTTTGAAGGACTTGAAGGTGTTCTTGATGTAGTTGCAGGTTACACCGGCGGACATACTAAAGATCCGTCTTATGAGGAGGTGTGCGAAGGGGATACCGGTCATGCAGAGGCCATTCAGATTACCTATGACCCGTCAAAGATAACTTATGAAAGGCTCCTTGATATCTTCTGGAGGCAGATAGACCCTACTGATGCAGGTGGTCAGTTCGTTGACAGGGGGACGCAATACCGCACTGCCATCTTTTATCATACCGAAGAACAGAAGGCGCTGGCAGAAAAGTCTAAACTGGAGATCGGCGAGTCCGGAAGATACGATAAACCTGTCGTTACCGAGATACTGCCCATCACTGAGTTCTACCTGGCTGAGGAATATCATCAGGATTACTACAAAAAAGAAGCCCTCAGATATAAATCCTATCGCAAGCATTCCGGTCGTGATCAGGTCCTGAAGGAATTATGGCAATATCAGAGGCCGTCTGAGGAGGAGCTAAGGAAGAGGCTGACACCATTGCAATTCAGGGTCACACAGGAGAGTGGAACAGAGCGGCCTTTTGACAATGAATACTGGGACAATAAGAGAGAAGGGATTTATGTTGATATTGTGTCAGGAGAGCCGCTGTTCAGCTCTCGTGACAAGTTTGACTCAGGCACCGGCTGGCCGAGTTTCACGAGACCGCTTGAGCCTGAGAATATAGTGGAAAAGGTTGACAGGGGTCATTTCATGACGAGGACTGAGGTCAGGAGCAGGAATGCCTCATCGCATCTTGGCCATCTGTTTCCTGACGGACCTCCGCCTGCTGGTCTGCGATACTGTGTAAATTCTGCTGCCATACGCTTTATTCCCAAAGAGGACCTTGAGAAAGAGGGGTACGGACGTTATTTGATATTGTTTAATAAGAACGAGAATTATATCCATAATCCCGATTCCGCTTTATGA
- a CDS encoding helix-turn-helix transcriptional regulator translates to MSDLKKYIDERKKSDRKFAARYDEGYEQFKVGVMLRQAREAAGLTQEELASRLKTKKTAISRIENHAEDIKLSTLERVASALGRRLEVKIA, encoded by the coding sequence ATGAGTGATCTGAAAAAATATATAGATGAGAGAAAAAAAAGCGACAGGAAATTTGCCGCCAGATACGACGAAGGATACGAGCAGTTTAAGGTTGGGGTAATGCTCCGGCAAGCACGTGAAGCGGCAGGTCTGACCCAGGAGGAACTTGCCAGCAGGCTTAAAACCAAGAAGACCGCAATATCTAGGATAGAGAATCATGCTGAAGATATTAAACTGTCAACTTTAGAGAGAGTCGCTTCAGCATTAGGGAGACGCCTTGAGGTTAAAATCGCCTAA
- a CDS encoding Ni/Fe hydrogenase subunit alpha has product MSHDINIHHITRVEGHGNIVLNIKEGRIEELRLEIVESPRFFEVMLLGRNILEAPPITARICGICAISHTAASIKACEDALGFTPSENVVLLRKVLLHAELLQSHILHIYLLVAPDLFGAGSVIPLASSNPELIKRGLGLKKAANDICRFLVGRHIHPIGMVVGGFTKPPAVKDLDEVRRILEGMIPDMEETVKFFEEHRMPEFSRPTKYCSIRDEDYALYDGHLYAKNNPPLEVQRYREFISEDVVAYSTAKQVRSGGSSIMVGALARINNNYDRISEKAKEAAKRLGLIPPCTNPFMNNIAQVVECVHSVYDSLELLNVLSSNLASAPFSGTGGVPAIEPREGKGVGVVEAPRGSLYHEYGTDEKGIIRSANCIIPTGQNLLNIEKDIEAMVPSILELPKRDIERRLEMLVRAYDPCISCSTHFLEVKFIE; this is encoded by the coding sequence ATGTCCCATGATATAAACATTCATCATATTACAAGGGTTGAAGGGCATGGCAATATAGTCCTCAATATCAAAGAGGGGAGGATTGAAGAGCTCCGTCTCGAGATAGTCGAGTCGCCACGGTTTTTTGAGGTCATGCTCCTGGGGCGGAATATACTGGAGGCCCCGCCCATTACAGCGAGGATATGCGGCATATGCGCTATAAGTCACACTGCTGCCTCCATTAAGGCCTGTGAGGATGCCCTCGGCTTTACCCCCTCTGAGAATGTGGTGCTTCTCAGGAAGGTGTTGCTGCATGCAGAGCTCCTGCAGAGCCACATACTTCATATTTATCTGCTTGTTGCCCCTGACCTTTTTGGCGCTGGTTCAGTCATCCCGCTTGCCTCGTCAAATCCGGAGCTGATTAAGCGCGGTCTTGGATTAAAGAAGGCGGCAAATGACATATGCAGGTTCCTTGTGGGGAGGCACATACACCCCATTGGAATGGTAGTCGGAGGGTTTACAAAGCCGCCTGCTGTCAAAGATCTCGATGAGGTGCGAAGGATCCTGGAAGGCATGATACCTGATATGGAAGAGACCGTGAAATTTTTTGAAGAGCACAGGATGCCTGAGTTCAGCAGGCCGACAAAATATTGCTCAATAAGGGATGAAGACTATGCCCTCTACGATGGACACCTGTATGCAAAGAATAATCCGCCGCTTGAGGTTCAGCGGTACAGGGAGTTTATTTCTGAAGATGTAGTAGCCTACTCTACGGCCAAACAGGTTCGCTCAGGAGGCAGTTCCATTATGGTCGGCGCCCTTGCAAGGATTAATAACAATTACGACCGGATTTCAGAAAAGGCGAAGGAAGCGGCAAAGAGGCTTGGTCTCATTCCCCCCTGCACTAATCCGTTTATGAATAATATTGCCCAGGTTGTGGAATGTGTGCACTCAGTATATGATTCCCTTGAACTGCTGAATGTCCTTTCTTCCAATCTGGCTTCAGCGCCTTTTTCAGGGACAGGCGGTGTACCTGCAATAGAACCCCGTGAAGGCAAAGGTGTTGGCGTTGTTGAGGCTCCGCGCGGTTCTCTGTATCATGAGTACGGGACTGATGAAAAGGGGATTATAAGGTCAGCTAACTGCATAATACCGACCGGACAGAATCTGCTGAATATTGAGAAGGACATTGAGGCGATGGTGCCTTCAATACTGGAGCTTCCCAAGAGAGATATAGAACGGAGGCTTGAAATGCTGGTCAGGGCCTATGACCCGTGCATCTCATGCTCAACACATTTCCTTGAGGTAAAATTCATTGAGTAA
- the rsgA gene encoding ribosome small subunit-dependent GTPase A, with amino-acid sequence MTNWHCELNELGWCDWFEQRAECQSTHIIARIAAVDREQLLLVDQTGHFRAKLAGSYLHRHHLSHEMPCVGDWVCLEKQSGDFGVVHALLERRTSLRRKSAGNVIEYQMIAANVDYVIIVQSCHFDFNLRRLERYLVMVMDGGAEPYILLTKTDLVDTSVQAAQLAEIRSAGITAPIVALSNVTRDGVDDFKRLLLPGKTYCFVGSSGVGKSTLINQLIGREMLETRTVSGTGEGRHTTVRRELIRLEVGALVIDNPGMREFGILSAEDGIESSYPDITTLASGCRYRDCSHTAEPGCGVLEAVRSGEISRKHFENYLKLRKESEFYQMSYAEKRKKDRDFGRYIKSAKKDLKN; translated from the coding sequence ATGACAAATTGGCACTGTGAATTGAATGAATTGGGCTGGTGCGACTGGTTCGAGCAAAGAGCAGAGTGTCAGTCAACGCATATCATCGCCCGTATTGCAGCGGTTGATCGTGAACAGTTATTGCTCGTGGATCAGACGGGCCATTTCAGGGCAAAGCTGGCCGGCAGCTATCTGCACCGCCATCACCTGTCCCATGAAATGCCGTGCGTGGGCGACTGGGTGTGCCTGGAGAAGCAGTCAGGCGACTTCGGGGTGGTCCACGCGCTTTTAGAACGAAGGACTTCTCTTCGCAGAAAGTCGGCTGGGAACGTCATCGAATATCAGATGATAGCGGCGAACGTGGACTACGTGATTATCGTTCAGTCATGCCACTTTGATTTCAATCTGAGGAGGCTGGAACGCTATCTCGTCATGGTGATGGATGGCGGCGCTGAGCCGTACATCCTTCTCACGAAGACAGACCTGGTGGATACTTCTGTTCAGGCCGCGCAGTTGGCGGAAATACGCTCTGCCGGTATCACCGCGCCCATAGTAGCGTTGAGCAACGTGACGCGGGATGGTGTGGATGATTTCAAGCGGCTGTTGCTGCCTGGAAAGACCTATTGCTTCGTTGGGTCGTCAGGGGTCGGCAAGAGCACGTTGATTAATCAGTTGATTGGCCGTGAGATGTTGGAAACCAGGACTGTCAGCGGGACAGGTGAAGGGCGGCATACAACTGTTCGTCGTGAGCTGATTCGCCTCGAAGTAGGAGCACTGGTCATTGACAACCCGGGGATGCGTGAATTCGGCATTTTGAGCGCAGAAGACGGCATAGAGAGCAGCTATCCCGACATCACAACTCTAGCGTCCGGTTGCCGTTACCGGGACTGCAGCCATACAGCCGAGCCGGGCTGTGGCGTGCTTGAGGCCGTGCGTTCCGGCGAAATCAGCCGGAAGCACTTTGAAAATTACCTGAAACTCCGGAAAGAGTCCGAGTTCTACCAGATGTCCTATGCTGAAAAGAGAAAGAAGGATCGGGATTTTGGCAGATACATTAAATCGGCCAAAAAGGACTTGAAGAATTAA
- a CDS encoding type II toxin-antitoxin system RelE/ParE family toxin, with protein sequence MVCVSRTITFYKTSDGKCPIQDYLDSLPAKAAQKVTWVLKLIEDLDIVPSSYLKKLTGTEEIWECRITFGSNAYRIFCFFAGNSVVVLTHGLTKKTQKTPKTEIEIAEAYRKDFLERRTKQ encoded by the coding sequence ATGGTTTGTGTGAGTAGAACCATCACTTTCTATAAAACATCCGATGGTAAATGTCCGATACAAGACTATCTCGATTCTTTGCCAGCAAAGGCAGCACAGAAGGTAACATGGGTTCTTAAACTCATAGAGGATTTGGATATTGTTCCATCTTCATATTTGAAGAAGCTTACCGGGACGGAAGAAATATGGGAATGCAGAATAACATTCGGTTCAAATGCCTATAGAATATTTTGTTTCTTTGCAGGAAATTCCGTAGTCGTGCTGACCCATGGATTAACAAAAAAGACTCAAAAGACACCAAAGACAGAAATAGAAATAGCTGAAGCCTATAGAAAGGATTTTCTGGAAAGGAGGACAAAACAATGA
- the hydG gene encoding [FeFe] hydrogenase H-cluster radical SAM maturase HydG translates to MCYAIPGKVLEINNNTALIEYFGEKKTALVDAGDVSVGDYVYAQGGFIVQTVEADEAHGILNEWEDIFFKLKERDEMLAGKASPSVSTESNIERIITKGEAGERLTRDELLALLRCRDRDELNLLYRTANRIRHKVHRNSSCVHGIIEFSNICKNDCAYCGIRKDNDRLQRYRMTADEIVDTAVLSAEGSGFRAFVLQSGEDGYYTTERLIEIIQRIKARHGVLIFLSIGERDEECYRRLYEAGARGVLLRFETSNREIYSRLHTTLHFDNRLKTLRMIRDMGYIIATGSLTGLPGQSEEDMLNDILLAKSFGTEMYSFGPFIAHPQTPLASANTTDLDTMLKVIAVTRLVHHDGNILVTSAVETLFGREGAEKALMAGGNSMMINLTPDKFRKLYSIYPGKGEKNKEIQERISETISLLYSLGRAPTDIGISGGTLPPLGKGGMGGFERRLSSEIELILNKTRNASAIDIEGIIENAKKLNGLTLEETAILLQCKDRGLTELLYSTAEEVKKAIYGNRLVLFAPLYLTSECINNCLYCGFRKDNSEIERKTLTEVEIRSECEAIIRDGHKRVLVVAGEDPRTSAIDYLERSIAAIYSTRADNGSIRRINVNVAPLGVEEYRRLKVTGIGTYQLFQETYHKQTYKEMHPSGPKHNYDYRISALGRAMEAGIDDVGMGVLFGLYDYRFEVLALLRHARELERQYGVGPHTVSVPRIEPASGAPLSVNPPHAVSDEDFMKIIAILRLAIPYTGIILSTREDAGLRDRLFHIGVSQISTNSRTYPGGYSAERVGMGTVIPTEVGIQNQAIKGQFTTGDKRTTGEVIKHIAKDGFAPSFCTACYRTGRTGHEFMEFAKPGEIQRFCLPNSILSFKEYVLDYGDEELRKTGEELIHAQTASIEDPKLRNATIKKLDEIEQGKRDLYF, encoded by the coding sequence ATGTGTTACGCCATCCCTGGAAAAGTATTAGAGATCAATAATAACACGGCCCTGATAGAATATTTCGGCGAGAAGAAGACCGCCCTTGTTGATGCCGGAGATGTCAGTGTGGGGGACTACGTCTATGCCCAGGGTGGTTTCATAGTCCAGACAGTTGAGGCTGATGAGGCGCACGGCATCCTCAATGAATGGGAAGATATTTTCTTTAAGTTAAAAGAGCGTGATGAGATGCTTGCAGGGAAGGCCTCTCCATCAGTCAGTACTGAATCCAATATTGAGCGGATTATTACCAAAGGGGAGGCAGGGGAGCGCCTTACCAGAGATGAATTGCTTGCGCTATTGAGGTGCAGGGACAGGGATGAGCTTAATCTTCTCTACAGGACCGCCAACAGGATACGCCATAAGGTTCACAGGAATTCATCCTGCGTGCATGGCATTATAGAATTTTCAAATATATGTAAGAATGACTGCGCTTACTGTGGAATTAGAAAAGACAATGACAGGCTTCAAAGATATAGGATGACTGCAGATGAGATCGTTGACACAGCGGTCTTGTCAGCAGAAGGATCAGGATTCCGGGCCTTTGTACTCCAGTCAGGCGAGGACGGTTATTACACTACAGAGAGGTTGATAGAAATTATACAACGAATAAAAGCCAGGCATGGTGTGCTTATATTCCTCAGCATTGGAGAGCGGGATGAGGAATGCTACAGGAGATTATATGAGGCAGGAGCCAGGGGTGTTCTTTTAAGGTTTGAGACATCGAACAGGGAGATTTACAGCAGGCTCCATACAACACTTCATTTTGATAACAGGCTAAAGACCCTCCGGATGATCAGGGACATGGGTTATATCATTGCAACAGGTTCTCTCACAGGCCTGCCAGGCCAGAGTGAAGAGGATATGCTAAATGACATATTGCTTGCCAAATCGTTTGGCACGGAGATGTATTCTTTTGGTCCTTTCATAGCACATCCGCAGACACCGCTTGCATCCGCTAATACAACAGATTTGGATACAATGCTGAAGGTCATTGCAGTGACAAGGCTTGTCCATCATGACGGTAATATCCTTGTCACATCAGCAGTGGAGACACTCTTCGGAAGGGAAGGTGCAGAAAAGGCCCTGATGGCCGGCGGCAATTCCATGATGATCAATCTGACTCCGGACAAATTTAGAAAACTATATTCAATTTATCCAGGCAAGGGAGAAAAAAATAAAGAAATTCAGGAGAGGATATCGGAAACAATATCGCTCCTTTATTCCCTTGGCAGGGCCCCGACAGATATAGGCATTTCCGGGGGGACATTACCCCCCCTTGGTAAAGGGGGGATGGGGGGATTTGAACGGAGATTATCGAGTGAAATTGAGCTGATACTTAATAAAACACGAAACGCCTCTGCTATAGACATAGAAGGCATCATTGAAAATGCGAAGAAGCTTAATGGCTTAACGCTTGAAGAGACAGCAATCTTACTTCAGTGCAAAGACCGTGGCTTGACAGAATTACTCTACAGCACCGCAGAAGAGGTGAAAAAGGCCATATACGGAAACAGGCTCGTCCTCTTTGCCCCGCTTTATCTAACAAGTGAATGCATTAACAACTGCCTCTACTGCGGATTCAGGAAAGATAACAGTGAGATAGAGCGGAAGACTCTGACTGAGGTAGAGATAAGGTCAGAGTGCGAGGCTATCATAAGGGATGGACACAAGAGGGTGCTCGTGGTAGCCGGTGAAGACCCGCGGACATCTGCAATAGATTATCTTGAAAGGTCAATTGCCGCAATTTATTCGACAAGAGCGGATAACGGTTCGATCCGGCGCATAAATGTTAATGTTGCGCCGCTGGGGGTTGAGGAGTACAGAAGATTAAAAGTGACCGGCATAGGCACGTATCAACTCTTTCAGGAGACATATCATAAACAGACCTACAAAGAGATGCACCCATCGGGTCCCAAGCACAATTATGACTACAGGATATCAGCCCTGGGCCGTGCAATGGAGGCAGGCATTGATGATGTCGGGATGGGGGTATTGTTTGGGCTCTATGATTACCGGTTTGAAGTCCTTGCCCTGCTCCGTCATGCAAGAGAGTTGGAAAGGCAGTATGGGGTCGGGCCTCATACAGTGTCAGTGCCGAGGATAGAACCTGCATCAGGCGCCCCGCTGTCAGTTAACCCTCCCCATGCAGTGAGCGATGAAGACTTCATGAAGATTATCGCCATATTAAGGCTTGCAATACCATATACCGGCATAATTTTGAGCACGCGTGAGGATGCAGGGCTGCGTGACAGACTTTTTCATATCGGTGTATCGCAGATTAGCACAAACTCAAGGACATATCCCGGCGGTTACTCAGCAGAAAGGGTGGGGATGGGAACTGTCATTCCCACGGAAGTGGGAATCCAGAATCAGGCCATCAAAGGCCAGTTTACCACAGGAGACAAAAGGACTACCGGTGAAGTCATAAAACACATTGCAAAGGATGGTTTTGCTCCAAGCTTTTGTACCGCATGCTACCGCACAGGCAGGACAGGCCATGAGTTCATGGAGTTCGCAAAGCCTGGAGAGATACAAAGATTCTGCCTGCCCAATTCCATCCTGAGCTTTAAGGAATACGTGCTCGATTATGGAGATGAGGAACTCCGTAAGACAGGTGAAGAGTTGATCCACGCACAAACCGCATCTATAGAAGACCCAAAACTCAGGAACGCAACGATTAAGAAACTTGATGAGATAGAGCAGGGCAAAAGAGACCTCTATTTCTGA